The DNA segment ACATTTTGTCTGCCTATAAATATTGTGTCATATCTAATGTAAAACATACTCATAGccgacccattgaaataaattgacTTGATTAATTTCATTGGATCAGCTCTGAGTATGAGTTACATTGGATATCAACCATTTTTTTCCAGTTTATATTTTCTACTTTATGTGGAAACTTTTTTACTTTAACATTTTTAGGTTTTGTATagtcttttggggtttttttgtatttgcatctacattttaattgttttattgagtGTCAgcttaggacctgggagacgagggctCAAATCcctcggtgaccttgggcccatcagTCTCATACAAGATCTGATCCAGTCAAGAAAATGTCACAAGAGAAATGCCATATTTATATTTGAACTTATTTCAATAATGTTTTAATAATTCTGGATAGCAAGAGAGATAATCCAGTTTTGTTAGCGAACTTCACTTCCTAAAACTTTCTTTTCTAAAATTTGGCAAGCTCACACTGTCTTAACTTAGCAGAAGGGTCAAAATTTGTGgaactgatttatttttttgGCAAGCTCAATTATTTTCCCTATATTCCTGTCCTGCTTCTTCCAAGGCTTGGCACTTAAACACAGATTaagaagaaaaaacaaagaaatgatCCTATATAAAACTTGGAAATTAAAATTACCCTGCTCTTGCTTTACAGCAGCTATTAAAGGTCAGCCCAAACAAGAAAGGTTTGCAAACTTTCTGATAAGCTCATGGGATTGGACTTTAACTCTCTTTAACTGTAGGACTCCATTCCCCTCATGCTTCAGAGTAACTTATCAATCACATCTCTTGGGGGTGGTGCATAACCATCAGCCCCATTGATGTGCATGAAGCAAAAAGATCCCAACATGCAGCAGACCAGAGAGCAGACTGTTTTGCTAACCTTTCTTAACTGCAGGTGGAGGAAGGAACTGTAGTAATGGTGGACAAGAGTAGGTTGAGCTAGCATTCAATTTAAATTTGTAAAAGTAGGTCTTCAAGGCCTTCTGAAACCTCTGCAGAGTGGTGTTTCAAGGCAAGTCCAAAGGAAGTGAATTTGACAGCTTGAGATCAGTGCAGAGAAGAACTTCCAAACTAGGAGCAGCCAGTGCGGTGCtgtctagatgttattggactcctatTCTCATcggccccaatcagcatggcccagtgatcagggataatgggaatttgAGTCTAACaatgtcagaggagacatgatagaagtgtataaaattatgcatggcattgagaaagtggatagagaaaagttttctctcataatactagaactcgtggagattcaaagaagctgaatgttggaagattcaggacagacaaaaggaagtacttctttactcagcgcatagttaaactatggaatttgctcccacaagacgcagtaatggccaccagcttggatggctttaaaagaagattagacaaattcatggaggacagggctgtcaatggctactagccatgatggctgtgctctgccaccctagtcagaggcagcatgcttctgaaaaccagttgccggaagcctcagaaggggagagagttcttgcactcgggttctgcttgcgggcttcccccaggcacctggttggccactgtgagaacaggatgctggactagatgggccactggcctgatccagcaggctcttcttatgttcttatgttcttatgagggcactgcattggttacccctgctctaaactatggtttaatattaTCTGTGAACCATGCCACTCAGTGAATGTTGGGACTGTTAAAAGTCAGGTTGAAACCCAGTTTATATCTTTGTCAGGTCTGTTCTTAAACTTCACTGAGTTTTTTTAAATGGTTATAATTCAGtgagggagaagaggggagtTAGTTGCCTGCTAAAAGGAAAGGTATGGCGAGTAATCAGCTCCACAAGCTTGTAAGTGACAGTTCTGAAATGTAAGTTGAAGCAAGTcagcaactggggggggggggaaatacctaACACCAATGTTAAGAATtagatgattttttttgtttttttgttttgcacaGGCAGCATGTGTACAtaatgcttctttttttaaaataatcccaCAAAGGTACAGATTGGCACCAAAATATCATTTTCCAGTTCAGTTTGAAGATGTGTACACAGTGGTAAAGTACTTCCTGCAGAGCAGTGTTCTTGAGCAATACAACGTAGAGCCAAGCAGGGTGTGCATTTCGGGAGACAGTGCAGGAGGGAATTTAGCTGCAGCAGTGGCGCAGCAGGTGAGTAGCAGACATTGAAGAGGAAGGACCTGAAAAAAGGGTGCACTAAAATTAGTCTTGTTAATCTGAAGCCGTCTGTGGTCCATTACCTTGGGACAACAAACTGGACTGGCATCAGCATCTGGAACCCATGGGGACCTGGTGGGGCCTCAACTGGGCCCATTTCTGGATGTTCGACTATGGATAGCTGGGTCTGGGAAGCCACCTATCTAAATTTCTCACAATGCCCTGGAGCAACAATTCATCAGATGCTCCAGGGCACAGGGAAGGGACCCTTcttagcccaagggctgcattccttcataGGGAACCTCCTGGGGGCAGCATGTCAGTGGTGCAGAAGGCCAAAGACAAAGGTGAGTGATGCAATGGATGCAATTCTTACCTTTTTACAGTTACATTCtagccacacagacacacacacctccatccaggcatgtaGGAGGCATAAccacagttcaaggatgcattccatccaagcaaaaacacttggaGAGCATGAATCCGGGTAAGTGGGAGATGTGGGCTGGGGACAGTCTgaagggtcagatagagaggtATCAATATTTTCAAAATGGGTCATCTTAATATCCGAAATTGTCACTACTAAAATTGAGTCAGCCCTCCATGATGTTATATGGCAACTGGTTGTATAGATTTGGATATATGAAGTGCTCTAGCTTCCATTATGTTTACCAGGTCAATCAGCTTTCACCACTGTGGAAAAGAAAAGGTGGAAGCAGAACTATATGGGCCTTCAACATAAAGCATcagagcagaacttggaaaaaaTATATGACTTCCTATTGATCTCTAGCAGTACAACAGAGCTAAGCTGTAGATGTGAACGTGGGGACTTCTGATGCATAGGTTTGTGTGTAAGACAGCCTTCCcttacctggtgccctctagatgttttggactccagctcccataagtCCCAGCCCCCTGaccaatggacaggaatggagttgcagtccaacaacatctggaggacatcaatttggggaaggctgatgtgaGGGAGTATCTTGAGCTCTGTTCACAATTTATATGGATCCTGAGGAAAACCTAGGGGGTATgaatggtctttttttttttttttttaattaaactcCTTAAATGGGAGATATTGGAGGAGGTCAGAATGTGTAGTTTTCAGTAAAAGAGGCAGGCATTTTATAAACCTGGACTTATTAAAATATTAGATATGTTTCAATAATCAATGACATATTTTTCTCCAAACGGTTGCAGCTTCTAGATGATCCTGGTGTCAAAGTTAAACTCAAGATCCAAGTTTTACTTTATCCTGTTCTTCAGACCATTGATCTGGATTTGCCATCCTATCAAGACAATGAAAACATGCCAATTCTGCCTAAATCTTTAATGCTCAGATTTTTCAGTGAATACTTTACGACTGACATCTCTCTAAACAAAGCAATGGAGACCAACCAACACGTTCCTGCAGAGCTAAGCCATTTGTTTAAATTCGTCAACTGGAGTCACTGGCTACCTGAAAGGTTTAAAAAGGGTCACATTTATACCAGTCCAGCACATGGCAGTTCCAAGCTGGGGCAAAAATACCCAGGATTTCTAGATCCAAGAGCAGCCCCACTATTGGTTGATGACATCAAGTTGCgtggtttacccctcacataTGTTGTCACATGTCAGTATGATGTCTTGAGGGATGATGGACTCATGTATGTCTCACGGCTTAGGGAGGCAGGAGTTCCAGTAATACATGAACATGCTGAGGATGCTGTTCACGGGGCTACATTGTTTATTGCAAGCCCATTTGTCTTAACTATGGGAAAGAGGATAGCAAATAATTACATTGAGTGGTTAAATAAGAACTTATAAAGGAAagaatttctgtggaaagcttCTGGCTCTCATCAGTTTGGGCTAGGTTTTATACTGTAATTTGGGGAAGAAATGATATTTTCTCTGAATAATTTGATATTGTACGTCTATGGCTATTGTAATTGTTAGAAAAGCTTTTCCTCTCTCTGTTTGAACAAGGCTGAGATTATTGGTTTGGGTgccttttttgtgtgtttgtgtttgtgtatcTCTAGCAAAttgttcttaatttttaaaacaacattgaAATGAAATGTATGATTTTTTCAGACCGTTCCAGGTGTGAAATTGCTGTTCCAGATCTGTATGTTGTTCTGACTTTGTTCTGCTTTGGGGGCAGGATGTctcatgatcagagcttggaacagttacttttttgaactacaactcccatcagcccaatccagtggccatgctggctgggctgatgggagttgtagttcaaaaaagtaacttttccaagctctgctcatgatTTGGCTTATTTGCCATGTGATCCACCCTTGCTCTCTAAGTGGCCTTTTGATTAATGGCTTGTAGAAACTCAACCTGAACACACATTGAACTCAGTTTTATTCCTTGGTTATAGTGCTTATATGTCTGAGGCCCATAATTTCAATAGACGCCCATCCAAGGGCTCTGCTGCTGTTCATATCACAGTAGGGTGGCCTAACAGGAATAAACCTGGGAaccacagaccagtcagccttttagtgcaaattcctcctattaaacacatttgtgtgcagttttgactaatgtaacatttttgcaagcaatttctcctaatataatttatttattttatttaataaaatgtatacagtagggccccactcatgcagTGGGTTACGTTcaagacccccgccaaaaagtgaaacccgccgaaaagcggaagtcagtcaataaaatggcgcccgaagCCCAAAacacgccgtaaaagcggaacaagcgccgtatgagtggggccttactctaattgaaagccgccatattagtggaatgccgaaaagcgggccgccgaaaagcggggccctactgtatactgcttgaatgtaaagatctctaactagtttacaaaacattaaaattatcaataaaacgtttaaaaacaagtaattagaaacttatttaaaacaattaaaacagctactaaaagATTAAAGAGATCAACGTCTACtgtgtgtgtctggataggcctgcctaaacaaaaatgttttcagcaggcagcaaaaggaatacagtgaagctGCCTGCCTGATGTTATAGGCAGAGAGTAGtaatgcattttctgtgttagtttcaccaatatattcattttttaatgcacactttcccctaacaaatgcattgttgcaaaattcaaataagtgcaaattctgaagaactgaaactgtgttttggttctcctattgttccggaaagtgtaaatttgatagctttggctttaaatgtgaaccaaactgaatttctcacccatccctattgtgAATGCCATAATCCCCTTTTGCCCTTCTTacaatattaacaatttaaacagGATGGTTTTATGAACAGAAATGCTAGCTCAGCTCGGGTTTTTCATTCTACTGAGCGGCAATGATTTCTACTCTTGCAAACCACATGGCTCATCTCTCTTCCAGTGACCTCTATGCAGATTTCTTAAAATCAGATGAAACTGGAAAACAAGGTGATAAGAAGAAATTTAGGATTCTGTTCACAGCCAATTACAATGAACTGTCACCTGGCAAGCATATTGCAAATAacacaatgttttattttaggCAGGGATGATATTCAGCATGAGCTTTTGTCTATATGTATTAGATGTTAATTTTATTAATCATTCCAAGTTTTCCTGTATGACGTCCCCTCAGATTTCAGACTCTGGGTTTTAGCTGGCAAGCAAAAGCTTTCATAAGccgtaccaaaaaaaaaaaaaaaaaagtcaggaaaaggtgttctttttttaaaaccgcCAAAAAGTTTTCCCAAAactgagaaatgtttttgtttaaatttatatctcatcctCCCTCCCAAGGGAGGCAAACACACATaggacaattaaaaacatctaaaaacatttaaaaacaattccagtgcagatgcagactgtagagatctctacttaaaagacttgttggaagAGGGAGTTCTTTAGTAGGtaacaaaaagacaacagagatggtgcctgtctaatatttaacgggaaggaattccatagggtaggtgccatgacactaaaggcccaattcctatactGTATGGAATGAaactcctgatgagatggcatctgcaggaggtcctcacctacaaagtgcagtgatcaattggaTATATGAGAGAGATGGTTTTTTGTTAACATTTAGTTCTTCTTTTACAAAAAAAGTCTCAAAAAGATAGTGCTCATGGGATTCCTTTAAAAAGCACATCCATGAATACAAAAGGTTACATCAGAAGTCACCTCCAGAGAAGAATTCTAGGTTGCATTATCAGACATCTGGAAGAAGGAAATAGTAGTATATCACTGGGacaatttttttctttctattttaAGAAATGGCAATATGATTAAGATCACAGACAGATTTTGTACTACTGCAAAACCTGGCATTGGGTTATAGATGGCGTGATGTTGTAGAATTGTAATAAAACTCCAGCAAATTGTGGAACAAAGATGCTAAAGGTATTTGTTTTGACATTGTTTCTGGACTAGCTGAAATGTTTATGCATATTCTGTGCCATCATACCAGCTAAGCCAGGTGGTCACCTCCCACAAACACAAACAATTTCCTATGTAGATTGATCCATACAGATGTGTCACAAAGAGCACTGACATGAACTTTGGTAGGAATGCTTCATCAGGGGCAGTTTGCATACTGCAGATGAAAATACTGTCAGATGAATACAGATTAAACAGGGCAGAAAAAATGAGGGGAACAAAGAACACACCAGCTTTGTCTACCAGACAGAAGTTCTGTTTGCACAATGGATTGGTCTGATTGTTTTACCTGAGCACAGCAGATCACAATATGTTTAAGCCATGAGATATTGTGAATGGGTCTTTCTTGTTATGTGATGTGGACCCTTTCCATCAGTCAGAATTGGTCCTTATATAAACACTGCCAATTTGTACAGTTACTGATGTTACAGAATTGTGTGTTGTGCGTCTGCCACCTGGTGGACATTGGAGTGCTAGCAGATGGCAGAGTACTATGCTGTCAATGCCATGTCATCACCTTTAAATGCCTTCTGTGTGTGAAGGAGCCCATCCTTTAGAGACTGTGATTGGATGAGAAACAAGGAGGTGGCCCCACAAGTATGTCTCACTTAAATGGTTTAGAGATTTCAAGGTCAAATTTAGTTCATATTCTGTGGATTCTGCAATAGAAGGCAAATGTAAACCCTTGGGTAGAATtggggtgatttgcagtagatcaacaAAGTTCCtgacttccagttgtttaacaaaaaaagtggagttTGCCCATCTACATTAGACTGCTGAGACAAAGAAGATTTGGGTGGGCAAAGAAGATTTGGGTGGGCAAATCAGGAGTAGATTTTTGTGTGACAGGATGGTGAGCTCAGTTCTGGTCCTGAAGGGAAAAAAAACTGAGCTGAGCATGTGTTCAGAAGAGTCTGTCACTCTTGCTGATCCACCAGCCACTATTGTGGATCCTGGAGTTTTAGTAAAAACTCATAGTGGATCCCAGAAGTGTGAAGTGTTCTCACCATGGCCCTACAGCACTGTGACACttccaaaaggatattgtagagttggaaaggttgggcaaccaagatgatcaggagatggagcgactcctctatgaggaaaggttgcagcatgtggCACTTTTTAGGTTAGAAAAAAGGAAAGTAAGCAGtgacatgatacaagtgtataaagttatgcagggcatggagaaagtggatagagaaaagtttgtctccctctctcctaacactagaacttatggacatccaatgaagctgcatgctggaagattcaggacagataaaaaagTACtgcttcacgcagcacatagttaagctatggaactcactcccagaagaggcagtgatggccaccaacttggagggctttaaaagagaattagacaaattcatggaagataagtgtaccagaggctactagccacaatggctatgtcctGCTTCCACAGTCGGAGgatgtatgcttctgaataccagttgctgagaacgcaggaggggagagtgctcttgtgctcaggtcctgcttgcaggcttcccttaggcactgtgagaacaggatgctgagctagatgggccactgccctgatccagcagacttgtctcatgttcttatgacatACCATCAGTGATCCTACACAGCTTCACCAAGAGACAACTGCAGGATTCTACTGCAGTTACAGCCTTGCATGGAGAATACATGTAATAAGTACTTTTAAATGTTATGGGCTGCTtgcagacatggggcttattgtgttagtttaacagattaatatGGTAGcttttctgtcccgatttctaaaattcctttcacattgcagtacctgttgtgttaaggaacagtagctttttcagctgatatactggcattttgcacaaatgtctttcacatggctgcagtgaACATTTTGTTTTAGTCCTTCAcctattatacacatgtgcactgtagttccccactgtgtaggagatctaagaatgatgggagttgtagttcaggaacatctggagggccttgtcaaggattatcagtaccttggcacagtcattaaccaaaatggagacaatagtcaagaaatcagaagaaggctaagactggggagggcaagctatgagagaactagaaaaggtcctcaaatgcaatgatcactatcactgaacactaaagtcaggatcattcagaccatggtatttccgatctctatgtatggatgtgaaagttgggcagtgaaaaaagcggataagagaaaaatcaactgatttgaaatgtggtgttggaggagagctttgagcataccatggactgcaaaaaaagacaaataattgggtgttagaacaaattaaaccagaactgtccctagaagctaaaatgatgaaactgaggttatcatactttggacacatcatgagaagacatgattgactagaaaagacaataattctggggaaaacagaagggagtagaaaaagaggaaggccatacaagaaatggattgattccataaaggaagccacagacctgaacttacaagatctgaacagggtggttcatgacagatggtcttggaggtcactgattcatagggtcgccatcaagtcgtaatcaacttgctgctgctacctgtgcctacaccagaatactggtacaattttcgtcaggcaaaaaacaccaaaacaccacacctaaagggcaggaatgcactgcatgctgggatgcctgacaTGCAAGCAGCTACAGCTAGCAAAAAGCTCCCATTATTTTCTGGGATGCCAAGCTtgcaatggattatttctggtatcatttatcataaaatttgtgctaaacttgcattatattcccctagaattccagaactagcttgtatatcgtgtgaaagatcaataTAATGTGTAAATTACCagctaagaaattgtcagaatagtGGAATAAAGTGCAGCGTGAAAGCAGCCATGGTCTGAGTGTGGTAGATGTGAGAGCTCTGATGTCCTTACTAGAAACATTTCTAGGACAAATATAAAATGTGGTCCAGAAACACCAAAGAAATATTGCAGATGCTGTACTGTCCAGCTCTTATATCCCCAAGAAAGTATGGAACTGCTAAAAACATCCTCGGGGATGTTTTAGGTCAGGGATTCGTCATGCAGACTGTGGGTTCTTCCTTATATTATCTATTGAGCATTACCATAGATTAGATAAGAGGTCAGTAGATTAGGCAGCTGTATAGAGAAGATCTGAGGACaagagcatgcacacacacactcacacaagttGATTTGTTGCATAAGACATTGCACACTGGGGCCTGTTACAGAGCTTGAGGAAGGATACCCAAGAGTCTGCCACTATGCGCACTAGCAGATCAGCCAGCTATTTGAATAGGAAACTCAGCTGAGCAACAGCCCAGTGAAAATTATATACTTACTATTGTGAATAAGTGTCCCAAACAGTTTTGGAagactttatttttattgcattatttttggTTGAAATACAGGGTAAACCcctagcacctccaggtaggactgggagagaaccttgtctgaaaccacagagagctgttgccagtcagtgtagatattactgaactagatggaccagtggtctgattctgtATGAGGCAGTTTCCCATATTCCTGCTTTTGGGGTTTATAGTGTGGGGTGGTTGCCTAACTCAGGCTTTGCCATCTGGCTAAAGCATGGATGGTGAATAGGTTGTCCTCCAGATACCACTGGACCTCAGCCATATAGCCAGCCTTCTTTGTTAGGGaggagcagccacatttctaggtggggtatTTGGGGGgaaggtgcatagtgccagccaatcactcactcactcactcactcactcactcacacacacacacacacacacacacacacacacacacagagagagagagagagagagagagagagagagagagagagagagagagagagagagagagtggtggagaggatgtgaaggcCAGACCAGGAAAGGGAAAGACAATAACCTTCcccttcactcctcctccatgcagagagtgtgttaacttacataatgagcTATGTTAATATCAAGTTCAGAGAAAAATTAGTATGAactccaggaattaaatgactggcatatttttgttaaggggaaaaaaaggatgttaaggatccagtgaacaaggggatatcgCAAGGTGTTAACTTCTCCTTGAGGGTCTACCCTTCTAATCTTGATCGTTAGATTTTCTTTTCTGTTGCACAATTGAGAGAAACCTTTGAagctggttgctatataaaggactaactgagCAATTGGGAACTAATTATGAAAAGCAAGTGACATTTTTTTATTAGTCGCTAGGTTGATTTTTCTGACCAGAAACCCCCAAAAAGCCTCATGCTGAggtgcacacattgggaaaatcagacattaggcctgaattacagcctaggtggcgaGCCAGCCAACTAAATATAGtatacagcagtgtttctatttctctaggactgttttcatcctttgccatcaaggactcaagaaaaagaagaagccactatgattgtgaatatagtgagtgcttgaaaagagtaaagggtaacttagggtagatattttttcagatcactttaagttatctctttatttcaccctttagcaataagcaatcctgctctactcatcattatgggctcatccacacagcaatttatgttggaatgtatgaggttcaactccagcttgtgggttgaggctgcatggggctaaaggcgtagctagagagacctcttggttgctaggctacacctgtcctttgatctcctgttgtctcttccttcctgctttactgatatgcaaggaatgttgatctcagttccttcccaccttcccaGTGTCTTTCtcctttctcgagaggggagcagacatctttcctttgtctctcctctcaaccagcatgaggggtagcactgggaccagtgcaggctcctccagcatagctagttagctagatgtaaggactctttcctatcaagcatgtacttccagaataaagtagttatttcttattttaaagcttaaagtctctgtctgactaatttgcaggaaaggtagaatcttagcaaagattcaaacacacacacacaagctcgctcaaaacaCTACGTTCCGCAGCTCAGCATCGAGACTCTCCAACAATTAAGTGTGTATccggtgctacttgcatccccttgtaattcatatggttcacatgacattgcaggcaaggagaagctatcacacagttttcccctttaaatccatattagcccaatctgctgataatgtgaacaggaaaggaaaaactgtctctgcTGCACTGCATTCCTCTGTGTAGGCTTTTTGCTCCAATGTTTTTTTAGTGgctgggctctcttatgccccattgcctACTCCCTCTGTCTGTGCTGCCCACAAAAGCTGCCATGGCCACTGCCTACCTTGcatttcactcactcccccttctAGACAATTTCATATAGTTTCTGTCAATTGCTCCCACACACTCTTTCAGCTGAAGCCAcagaggtgtgcaattgacaagaaacaatgaaattgacataagaaccctccccttctccattagcaatattgatACTCTGAAAGGGAGTAAACATATAAAATTGGGGGCGGGACCACAAGGCAACAGTGACACAAAAccttccagaggaatgcctacttgtgtaaatggaaaacagcagattggaagctaccattgagcaagaagtgtggaccttgaaaagctattgcgatggtaaaagcagcttctttagtacgaagttaggctcccatgtggataagccctataaCTGCAGAATTAACAAActtactttttactgcaggcaaaccaacatgcttctttattgctggctggctgggtagagaacacagctgaaactgaaaagcagaacaaaggaaagtccaagagaaagtcttgagtgagcagacttttgggggctcttccagatgaggcttttgcagTGCGCTTActttgccttattcactgaatttttcagagggtcctattcttaaattgctcctgttcttaaaacaaggtgccattctttaaatggagactgtCATTATCTGTCATATCACAAATAAATTTACCCCCAAAAAATCCAGGGGAAGatgtgcacccatttgccccaccctggctacaggactGTATGGACTCCAATTTTCATCAGTCCCAACTAGcatagccaatgttcagggagGGTGGAAGTTGTGGTCCTGCAGTATCTGGAATATCTCAGGtcccctacccctgctctaaaaaACATTTCTGGCACTTGCAAGGAAACAGCACTTGGACACTGAAATGAGCCACAGGGAGTTTGCCAGTCACTAATAATAATTCATTGGACtgtagcaggagtggggaaccctcTTCAGCCTGAGGGACACAATCCCT comes from the Rhineura floridana isolate rRhiFlo1 chromosome 7, rRhiFlo1.hap2, whole genome shotgun sequence genome and includes:
- the AADAC gene encoding arylacetamide deacetylase, producing the protein MGNKSLCLLIATVLVAYYIYSPIPENVEDHWKLMFISAAFRTVGHVAAVAEKLGLAHYMDIMMVITSMEYAAPASDEKVTVRDTEFNGVPVRLYIPKDQPDSLKRAVIFIHGGGWCVGGSAMKPYDLLSRWTSERLNAVVVSVEYRLAPKYHFPVQFEDVYTVVKYFLQSSVLEQYNVEPSRVCISGDSAGGNLAAAVAQQLLDDPGVKVKLKIQVLLYPVLQTIDLDLPSYQDNENMPILPKSLMLRFFSEYFTTDISLNKAMETNQHVPAELSHLFKFVNWSHWLPERFKKGHIYTSPAHGSSKLGQKYPGFLDPRAAPLLVDDIKLRGLPLTYVVTCQYDVLRDDGLMYVSRLREAGVPVIHEHAEDAVHGATLFIASPFVLTMGKRIANNYIEWLNKNL